In Paludibaculum fermentans, the genomic stretch GCGCCGGACGGCTCCTGCTCCTTGGATACTCCCAATCCGTCGGTTTGAACTACCGCTTCGTCGCCCGCAATCCGCGCGTGTTCCGGGGTGTCATTGCCCTTTGCGGTGGCATCCCCGGTAACTGGGATGCCACCGGGGCGGATCCGATCGAGAGCCCCATATTCCACTTGGCCCGGACCGAAGACGAGTTTTTCCCCGCCAGCGAGGCGCCCGCCGTGGAAGCGCGCCTGCGCCGGCGTGCCTCCGACGTCACGTTCCACATGGAGCCCGGCCGCCACCGATTCCCCTTGAAGGCGGCTACCCCCGTGCGGGCGTGGGTCGATCGCGTCTTTAGTGAGCCGGTTGCCGGCGCGTAGGCATGGGCGTCGAGTCCCAGCGAATGGTAAACCGCGGTTCCAGTATTGAATGGGTATGGTTTGAACCGTTCGTACGGGATAGCTCTGCGGATTCCCTGGGCATACTCAATTCAACAGAGAATACAATTTCTCCTCCAAACCTTGGCCGGCCTTCAACCTCCTCCGAAGGCCGGCCACGATCATTTCAGGCCGCGGGGCGTCAGTAGCCGCCAGGCCACGGGGCATGAAAGTGCGTCGTCAGGCGCTCTGGCTGCATCATCAGTTCGGCAATGCCCGCGGAGGGCACCGGGTTGCCGATGAGGTACCCCTGAACCATGTCGCAGCGCGCGGCGCGCACGAGTTCCAACTCCCCTTCCGTCTCTACCCCCTCGGCCACAACTTCGAGACCCCGGTGATGAGCGAGTACGGTGATGGTATGCACGACCGGCAGGCTGCCCGAAGGTTTGGTGATCTCACTCACAAACGTCCGGTCGACTTTGACTACATCCAGCGGCAACCGGTGCAGATAGGTGAGCGGTGAATACCCTACACCGAAGTCATCGATCGCGATGCGCACGCCCGAGGAGCGCAATTCACGCATTCTTGCGGCCGATTCCTCAATATCCCTCAGGATGGTCCCTTCCGTGATCTCGAGTTCCAGCGCATCGCCATTGAGTCCGGTTTCCCTCAGCACGCGCCGCACCATCTCTACAAAGTGAGGACAGGAGAACTGCAGCGGTGAAACGTTAACGGCGACCCGCGGTACGGCCAGTCCTGCTTGGCGCCACGCCATCATCTGACGGCACGCGGCCTCCAGCACCCACGCACCAATCGGCGCGATCACCCCGATCTCCTCGGCCAGCCGGATGAAAGTCTCCGTCTGCACCCTGCCCAACTCCGGATGATTCCAAACCAGAAGGGCCTCCAGGCCGCGCAGTTTCCCATCGCGATCCACTTGCGGCTGGTAGCGCAGGGTAAGTTCATTGTTTTCCAAGGCCCGGCGCAGCGCACCCTCCATCTGGTAGCGCTCCTCCGGACGCAGCCCGTTCGGATTGGTGGCCCGTTCCAGCACGCCTCCTCCGCGTGCCTTCGCCCGGGCCACCGCCAGCGAGGCCCTGCGCAGCAATTGAGGCGCGGAGCCACCGTCTTCGGGATATATGCTCAGCCCCAGGCTGGCTGAGGCGAAGATCTCCCGCTGGTCCAGTGGGATTGGAGGTTCAAGGATGTTCAGGATGGCTGCCCCGCTCAGCATGGCCTCCCGCTCTTCGAGGCCCGGCACGACAATGGCGAAGTCATCGCCGCCCAGTCGCGCGAGAGACCCGTTTCGCGGCAGCCATCGGGAGAGCCGATCCGCCACTTCCCGCAGGATTCGGTCGCCGGCATCATAGCCCAGCAGGTCATTGATATGCCGGAATCGGTCGATGCCCAGGACGCAGACGCCGATTGCGCCTTCGGGTTTCCCATGGATCGTCCGTTCCAGGACAGCTTCCAGGGCTCCGCCCCGCATCAACCCTGTCAATGTGTCACGATCCACAGGGCTCGGCTCCTGCACCTGCTGTGTTGCTGCGTTAGCGGGCATGGGACTATTCTTAGCCAATTCTTCTTGTTTTCCTATGGAAAAATTGCGCTAAATGCTTCGCATTTGTCCCACTTTTCCTATCCGGACTAGGCGGGTGGTCTTTGCCTGTGCCAGTCCGCCTGGGACTGCGCATGATGTGCCGCCTGCAGCAGCGTGTTTTCGCAGTTTGCCTTTGCAATCAAGCAGATAGACTGGACTGCATTGTCTCCGCGCGGTCCAGGGAGGGCAAGTACAGGTAGTCCCGCCAGATCCGCGGCCTCGATATGGCTCGAGAAACCAGGGGGCCTCCCAGGCGTACTAGCACCCTCATCTCCCGAAATTTCGCCTCGAAGCGCCGATTGCAATGGCGCAATCAGAAGATCCAGGGGGGCGAGCAATTCCAGCATGGCCGATTGAATCTGCCGCCTGACCCGGGTAGCTGTCAGGTACTGCACCGCCGGGAGCTCAAGGCCGGCCCTGAGGCCCTCCGCCTGGGATCGATCCGAAAGGCGGTCGACGCTGCCCGAGGCGACCAGATCCGCAAAGGCGGCCGTACTCTCCGCGGCCAGGATCGTGCGATGGGCTGCTCCGAACGGGAAGTCGGGCAGGCGCACTTCAACCAGCGTTGCGCCCGCCTGTTTGAGCAGGTCGAGGACCGCGCGCAGCGGCGCAGCCGGAGGCGTGGCGAAATCCTGGGGCGCGAAGCCGATCCTCATCTCGGAGACCGGCTTCTCATACTGCAGCGCAAAGTGAAAACTCTTCCCGCTGGACCCCGAATCCCTGTCGTCTCCGCCAGCCACGGCGTGCAGCACATGGCCGCAATCCTCGGCCGAACGGGCAATGATGCCAACCCGGTCCACCGTCCACGCGACCGGCAAGGCGCCAAACCGGCTCACCAGCCCGTACGTCGGTTTCAGGACCGTGAGCCGTTGCGAACTGGCCGGCACCAGCAGCGAACCGCCCGCTTCGACACCCAATGCATACGGCGTAAACCCGTTCGCCACTGCCTCGGCGGCGGGGCAGCTGTGTCCGGGCATCAGGCTGCCCGCTCCGCCCAACTCGCGCGCGATGGCCTTGGCGGCCAGGACCGCGCCTGCCTTACCCAGCCGGTCTACGATGGCTGCATTTGTGTCGAATACCTGGCCTGCGAAAATCGATGTGCCCCAGGTGGTCGGATGCCCAACAACACTAAGGGAATCCTCCACACAGAACGGCACGCCCTGCAACGGGCCGCGGGTCCGGCCTCTTTTCAACTCCCGGTCCACGTCACGAGCCTGTTGGTGCGCCGCGTCCTTGAGTATCAGCGCCAGGGTGCGCCGGCCCCCTGTCTCCATCCGGTCATGGAAGGCGCGCGCCAACTCGACGGCCGTGAAATCCTTCCTGACGAGCCGCTGGTTCAGTTCGACGGCGGTAGCGAAGAAAACCTCGGGCGGAATCGAAGCCATGGCATCAAGGTTGAAAGCGGAAGGCTGGAGGACACTCACGCGGCAGCTTCACTTTTGCCAGTTCCGCGCCATCCTGGCGCAGCCTCTGCCGTTGGCCGTCGGCCGCTGCCGCCTGCACGGCCGCGCTCAGCGGCGCCGCCGGCAGTCCGAGAATCAGGGCCAGGGCACGACGGGAAGGCCGCGAATCCTTACGCATCAGTGCGCCGCCTTGTGGTTCTGATGGTTGCTGATCGCCTGCTGCTCCGCTAGTGCCTCGGTAGCGGCGCGTTCCATGACAGCCTTGGGGGCGGTTTCGCCCGTGAACAACGTGAACTGCCGGGCAGCCTGCTCCAGGAACATCTCCAGTCCGTGAATCACGGCTTTGCCCTGGCTGGCGGCGCGCCGCAGCAGTTCCGTCTCATGAGGCGTATAGACCAGATCGAAAACCAGGTCGGCCGGGATCGTATCCTCGAAGAAACAGGACTCCGTGTGCGGCCACATACCCAGCGGCGTAGCGTGAATCAGGGCGTCAAAGTGCCGTTGCTTGGCCTGTTCCGGCAGCAGCGGTTCGGCATCGCAGATCTTGGCCAGTGCCCTCACCCGGTCCGGATTCCGGCCGGTAATGGCCAGCTTCGCTCCGGCATCTGACAGCGTAAAGGCGGCTGACCGGGCGGTTCCCCCGTTGCCCACCACCAGCACCGACGACTTGGCCACCCGGATCCGCTTCTCCAGCGGGACCCGGATTCCCTCGGCGTCCGTATTCGTACCGCGCCACTTGCCGGCCTTCTTGAATACCGTGTTGATCGCCCCGATACGCTTCGAAAGGGGATCCACGGCGTCGAGATAGCGAATCACCCGCTGCTTGTGCGGGATGGTGACGCTAAAACCGGTCAGTGGCAGCTTGTCCGCCAGGACGAAGAAGTCTTTCAATTGTAGTGGTGAGACCAGGAACGGGATGTAGAGTCCGGCAATCCTCCGCGCCTGCAGTGCCCGGTTGTGGACTGCGGGCGAGATACTGTGCCGCACCGGATCCGCGATCACTCCAAACAGCTTGGGCGCCTTGAGCGTTTTGTCCACCCGGTACAGGTTGCGCAGTGTCCGTGCGGAGACCTGTCCGGCCGCCGTACCTTCCACCGCCGACGGAGCCGCGTACGTGTATACCCCACCCATGAAAGGAGATAGGACGCGCGTCGGAAAGCCGGTCTCGCTCATTGCGAGCAGAATCACCGGCACCTTGGGGTAGGCTTTGGCCAAAGACAACACGCGAAGGTTGTCGGACGGTTTCCTGGCTGTCGTGACGATCTTGTACGCCGCGGCAGGCACCTTCAGCATGCGCCGCATGACGGGATCCATCGCCGGAGTGCCTTCGAAGTTGTGGTAGCTGACAATCACCTGGGCACGGCCTTCCAGCAGGCTCATGTGCGCCATCGGCGTCTCAGCGCTCTCAATTTCGACATCCACTGCGCGGGCGCCGGCATCCACCGCCGCGGCCAGAATCCGGAACTCCTCCTCGATGCTGCCATTGAACCGCCCATGGTTCTGGTGCCTGCGGCAGGTCGCCAGCAGGAAGGCATCGGGATAGAGGCTCATGAACTGCCGGATCACGGCCATGCCGTCCATGGGGCGGGGTAGGTAATCGAGCCTGAACTCAAGGAAGCGCTCGCCGGCATCGGCTTCCTTGCGCGCATGTTCGAGCAGCTTTTCGGGGTCCGCCAGACCCAGGGCAATGCAGATGCGCGGAAGAGAGGAAGGAGAAGGCATTGTTACGATTTACTTCGATTGAAGTGAGGATATCATTTGACCCGCCCCCGCTGTGCGCTAGTTGGTGAGGGGAGGCTCGGCATCGCTGGCGGCCCGCTGGGCATCCAGCCGGGCGCGCCACTCCGCCAGAAGGGCAATCGGATCCTCAACATGCAGGCGCTCGGCGCCACCCGCACAGGCCGCCAGCACTTCGTCGAGCGTGGTGACCCCGCTCGAAACCTTCATCCGGCAGACATCCTTCAGCACTCTTTTCCCGAGAAGCAGATCGGCAGCGGGCAGGCTCACAAAAGTGACCTCGCAGCGCTTGCAGATCTTCATGCCGATTACCTTCAGATCTTCCGTCAGGCGTGGATGGTCCAGGATCACTTTCAGCGTGACGCCAGCCTCCAGGCACGACCGGCCCATCTGCAACAGTTCGGTCTCCACATGTTGGAACTGGCGGG encodes the following:
- a CDS encoding alpha/beta hydrolase, with the protein product MNPTEMIGFTRNLLGPSPVIAALEGPNSVFLGKDPRAARSGFHWGTRDTVDFHVDVHHQMVQGMAGLLVEGFPAGAGRLLLLGYSQSVGLNYRFVARNPRVFRGVIALCGGIPGNWDATGADPIESPIFHLARTEDEFFPASEAPAVEARLRRRASDVTFHMEPGRHRFPLKAATPVRAWVDRVFSEPVAGA
- the aroE gene encoding shikimate dehydrogenase encodes the protein MPSPSSLPRICIALGLADPEKLLEHARKEADAGERFLEFRLDYLPRPMDGMAVIRQFMSLYPDAFLLATCRRHQNHGRFNGSIEEEFRILAAAVDAGARAVDVEIESAETPMAHMSLLEGRAQVIVSYHNFEGTPAMDPVMRRMLKVPAAAYKIVTTARKPSDNLRVLSLAKAYPKVPVILLAMSETGFPTRVLSPFMGGVYTYAAPSAVEGTAAGQVSARTLRNLYRVDKTLKAPKLFGVIADPVRHSISPAVHNRALQARRIAGLYIPFLVSPLQLKDFFVLADKLPLTGFSVTIPHKQRVIRYLDAVDPLSKRIGAINTVFKKAGKWRGTNTDAEGIRVPLEKRIRVAKSSVLVVGNGGTARSAAFTLSDAGAKLAITGRNPDRVRALAKICDAEPLLPEQAKQRHFDALIHATPLGMWPHTESCFFEDTIPADLVFDLVYTPHETELLRRAASQGKAVIHGLEMFLEQAARQFTLFTGETAPKAVMERAATEALAEQQAISNHQNHKAAH
- a CDS encoding putative bifunctional diguanylate cyclase/phosphodiesterase, whose product is MPANAATQQVQEPSPVDRDTLTGLMRGGALEAVLERTIHGKPEGAIGVCVLGIDRFRHINDLLGYDAGDRILREVADRLSRWLPRNGSLARLGGDDFAIVVPGLEEREAMLSGAAILNILEPPIPLDQREIFASASLGLSIYPEDGGSAPQLLRRASLAVARAKARGGGVLERATNPNGLRPEERYQMEGALRRALENNELTLRYQPQVDRDGKLRGLEALLVWNHPELGRVQTETFIRLAEEIGVIAPIGAWVLEAACRQMMAWRQAGLAVPRVAVNVSPLQFSCPHFVEMVRRVLRETGLNGDALELEITEGTILRDIEESAARMRELRSSGVRIAIDDFGVGYSPLTYLHRLPLDVVKVDRTFVSEITKPSGSLPVVHTITVLAHHRGLEVVAEGVETEGELELVRAARCDMVQGYLIGNPVPSAGIAELMMQPERLTTHFHAPWPGGY
- a CDS encoding amidase — encoded protein: MASIPPEVFFATAVELNQRLVRKDFTAVELARAFHDRMETGGRRTLALILKDAAHQQARDVDRELKRGRTRGPLQGVPFCVEDSLSVVGHPTTWGTSIFAGQVFDTNAAIVDRLGKAGAVLAAKAIARELGGAGSLMPGHSCPAAEAVANGFTPYALGVEAGGSLLVPASSQRLTVLKPTYGLVSRFGALPVAWTVDRVGIIARSAEDCGHVLHAVAGGDDRDSGSSGKSFHFALQYEKPVSEMRIGFAPQDFATPPAAPLRAVLDLLKQAGATLVEVRLPDFPFGAAHRTILAAESTAAFADLVASGSVDRLSDRSQAEGLRAGLELPAVQYLTATRVRRQIQSAMLELLAPLDLLIAPLQSALRGEISGDEGASTPGRPPGFSSHIEAADLAGLPVLALPGPRGDNAVQSICLIAKANCENTLLQAAHHAQSQADWHRQRPPA